The Halomicronema hongdechloris C2206 genome includes a window with the following:
- a CDS encoding Crp/Fnr family transcriptional regulator: MAKPAKHANAFDPIVVLIQGNVLFRHMEPSWLASYLSPDTLILEKLYSNRPVFTAFRPQTWLEHLYAIVAGGPVVVRSTPLDRIIALTYPGGCFGMRNLAFSHGPVLRAFPSLVEAYKTTDVIKLPVAAVQALYRDSDVFRQRYDLLFEMREKFQYHLLNCSTYPPQAVAALLRALIYQERSLGNQPSLDGTYSFDLPVDIIARACQLNHRTVEQVLKGMTQIGLLKAGKAADSNPDTVQVVDPEALKQIYGATRDKVSWWPLR, encoded by the coding sequence ATGGCTAAACCAGCCAAGCATGCTAATGCCTTTGACCCGATTGTGGTCCTGATCCAGGGGAACGTTTTGTTTCGGCACATGGAGCCCAGTTGGTTGGCGTCTTACCTGTCTCCTGACACGCTGATTTTAGAGAAACTTTATTCCAATCGCCCCGTATTTACAGCGTTTCGCCCCCAGACCTGGCTGGAGCATCTCTATGCCATCGTGGCGGGCGGGCCGGTGGTGGTGCGCAGCACTCCTCTCGATCGGATCATCGCCCTGACCTATCCCGGCGGGTGTTTCGGCATGCGAAACCTCGCCTTTAGCCATGGCCCGGTGTTGAGGGCTTTCCCGAGTCTAGTGGAAGCCTATAAAACCACCGATGTGATCAAATTACCCGTCGCCGCTGTCCAAGCCCTCTACCGAGATAGTGATGTGTTTCGGCAGCGGTATGATTTGCTATTTGAGATGCGAGAGAAGTTTCAATATCATCTGCTAAACTGCAGCACCTATCCTCCTCAGGCAGTGGCAGCCCTATTGCGGGCCCTGATTTATCAGGAACGATCCTTAGGCAACCAACCTAGCCTAGATGGTACCTACAGTTTTGACCTGCCAGTTGATATTATTGCCCGCGCCTGTCAACTGAACCATCGCACCGTGGAACAGGTACTCAAGGGGATGACCCAGATTGGCTTACTCAAGGCCGGTAAGGCAGCTGACTCCAACCCCGATACGGTACAGGTGGTGGATCCAGAGGCGCTAAAGCAGATCTATGGGGCGACTCGGGACAAGGTCTCCTGGTGGCCGCTCAGGTAG
- the rimP gene encoding ribosome maturation factor RimP, with amino-acid sequence MTHPLIPQILDLAAPVAERLGLEIVGAVFQTNQAPPVLRIDVRNPSQHDTGLDDCERMSQGIEAVLDATDIIPDAYVLEISSPGISSQLTSDRDFIVFKGFMVEVHLSTPHRGKHQWVGQLIRRDDTTLYLNQKGKSISLPWKAVESVQLSNQSVD; translated from the coding sequence ATGACACATCCTCTCATCCCCCAAATTTTGGATTTAGCGGCTCCGGTAGCCGAACGGTTGGGATTAGAGATCGTCGGGGCGGTTTTTCAGACCAATCAGGCTCCGCCTGTGTTGCGGATTGATGTGCGCAATCCCAGCCAGCATGATACCGGATTAGATGACTGCGAGCGAATGAGTCAGGGCATCGAAGCAGTACTCGATGCTACCGATATCATTCCTGATGCCTATGTACTGGAGATTTCTAGTCCTGGCATTTCGTCTCAGCTCACCTCGGATCGGGACTTCATAGTCTTCAAAGGATTCATGGTGGAGGTGCACCTATCCACACCCCACCGGGGTAAACATCAGTGGGTAGGCCAATTAATTCGCCGCGACGACACCACCCTTTATCTCAATCAAAAAGGTAAGTCCATTTCCCTACCCTGGAAAGCTGTTGAATCAGTTCAACTCAGTAATCAGTCCGTTGACTAG
- the nusA gene encoding transcription termination factor NusA, with protein sequence MSLVNLPNLQELIDHISRERNLPKHAVENALREALLKGYERYRRTQRMDGNVQFEEDYFDNFDIELDTDEYGEQGFRVLASKAIVEEVQSADHEIALVEVQEVAPEAQLGDTVVLDVTPEQREFGRMAAIQTKQVLAQKLRDQQRKMIQEEFQDLEGTILNARVLRFERQSVIMAVSSSLGQPEVEAELLKRDQLPNDNYRANATFRVALKKVSEGSHRGPQLLVSRADASLVVELFSNEVPEIEDEIVRIVAVAREANPPSRSVGPRTKIAVDTVERDVDPVGACIGARGSRIQVVVNELRGEKIDVIRWSPDPATYIANALSPARVDEVRLMNPEERQAHVLVPEDQLSLAIGKEGQNVRLAARLTGWKIDIKDAAKYDYAAEDEKQAEIQAQREAQQQVALAATAATATDLEANLEDENGAAEEALAPVTGPSLADAAMATEERATAREAGTPEASTPAESASEAVSDNAASAEDSLEENTLAEDLEEDTVDETPVESDEAYPREEE encoded by the coding sequence ATGTCTCTCGTTAATTTGCCAAATTTACAGGAACTGATTGACCACATCAGCCGTGAGCGCAATTTGCCTAAGCACGCCGTCGAAAATGCCCTACGAGAAGCCTTACTAAAGGGATATGAACGCTATCGGCGCACTCAGCGCATGGATGGTAATGTCCAATTTGAGGAAGATTATTTCGACAATTTCGATATTGAGCTAGATACCGATGAATATGGCGAGCAAGGATTTCGGGTCTTAGCCAGCAAGGCCATCGTTGAAGAGGTGCAGAGTGCTGATCACGAGATCGCGCTGGTAGAGGTGCAGGAAGTTGCTCCCGAAGCTCAATTGGGGGACACGGTGGTGTTAGATGTTACCCCAGAGCAGCGGGAATTTGGTCGTATGGCAGCGATTCAAACAAAGCAGGTATTAGCCCAAAAGTTACGGGATCAGCAGCGTAAGATGATCCAGGAAGAATTTCAGGATTTAGAGGGCACGATTCTGAATGCTCGGGTGCTACGGTTTGAGCGTCAGTCAGTGATTATGGCCGTCAGCAGCAGCCTCGGGCAGCCTGAGGTCGAGGCTGAGTTGCTGAAGCGCGATCAACTGCCTAATGACAACTATCGGGCTAATGCTACTTTTCGAGTGGCGCTCAAAAAAGTATCGGAAGGATCCCATCGTGGCCCTCAACTGCTGGTGTCTCGGGCCGATGCCAGTTTGGTGGTAGAACTCTTTTCCAACGAAGTACCAGAAATCGAAGATGAAATTGTGCGGATTGTGGCGGTGGCACGGGAGGCCAATCCTCCCTCCCGTTCTGTGGGGCCTCGCACCAAGATCGCAGTGGATACGGTAGAACGGGATGTAGATCCGGTAGGAGCCTGTATCGGCGCCCGCGGTTCTCGGATTCAGGTCGTCGTGAATGAGCTGCGGGGCGAGAAAATTGATGTGATTCGCTGGTCTCCGGATCCCGCCACCTATATCGCCAATGCTCTGAGTCCAGCTCGGGTGGATGAGGTGCGCCTGATGAACCCAGAAGAACGGCAGGCCCATGTGTTGGTGCCCGAAGATCAGCTCAGTTTGGCCATCGGTAAAGAAGGGCAAAATGTACGACTGGCGGCCCGTTTGACGGGCTGGAAGATTGATATTAAGGATGCGGCTAAGTATGACTATGCCGCCGAAGATGAAAAACAGGCTGAAATCCAAGCCCAGCGGGAAGCTCAGCAGCAAGTAGCCCTAGCAGCTACGGCAGCAACTGCCACCGATTTAGAGGCCAATCTAGAGGATGAGAACGGGGCTGCAGAGGAAGCCCTAGCTCCTGTGACAGGTCCATCCTTAGCTGATGCCGCCATGGCAACAGAAGAGAGGGCAACTGCCAGGGAGGCAGGCACACCAGAGGCCTCAACGCCGGCAGAATCAGCTTCAGAGGCGGTGTCGGATAACGCAGCGTCGGCTGAGGATTCCCTGGAAGAGAACACGCTGGCAGAGGACCTTGAAGAGGACACAGTCGACGAAACCCCCGTCGAAAGCGATGAAGCCTATCCAAGGGAAGAAGAGTAA
- a CDS encoding YlxR family protein → MKPNLRRCISCRKVAPKSALWRIVRVFPSRTVQLDEGMGRSAYLCPQVDCLRTAQKKNRLGRALKASVPPSIYEELWQRLESSSVKGSERSSPD, encoded by the coding sequence ATGAAACCCAATCTACGCCGCTGTATCAGCTGCCGCAAAGTGGCTCCGAAGTCGGCCCTTTGGCGAATCGTCCGCGTTTTTCCCAGCCGGACAGTACAATTAGATGAAGGTATGGGGCGGTCAGCTTACCTCTGTCCTCAGGTAGATTGCCTCCGGACAGCTCAAAAGAAGAACCGTCTCGGACGTGCCCTGAAAGCGTCAGTGCCACCGAGTATCTACGAAGAGCTCTGGCAGCGGTTGGAGTCTTCCTCGGTTAAGGGGTCTGAGCGCTCCTCACCAGATTGA
- the infB gene encoding translation initiation factor IF-2 translates to MNNGKIRIYELSRELDLENKDILAICDRLNIAVKSHSSTITGEDAAQIRSAAKSARAGKAKPRQPEKAHNGARPPVRKQQILEIRRHRTAPKPPNAPEPPQSPEEPAAIDNDEVSQGEVDALMTPPSRPEAPTRPSSTQLKPPVSRPQSPGQAEAESPQPPKPKTASPPEPEEQPAEPSEDKATAPAAKAPSKPKPELIGPPPKPTRPKPKVTNRRAQADTSEPAAKSARQPTIPIREVDDDDDDGPKLKPKPKLRRPKPSEPQQDEQPVTPEQDDTEDSRDARDDSAREPLLKRPSPSRSQRRKTREEPVDEEQEMRPKADKKSKRRQAIIEDDDELEEVIEGGSGGQSDASSNLSVSLARPPKQKKASASKPSAPATRSYKPPSRDRSGSSRQQRRERQEQATQQERPEILTLTSELTVHELAAKIVVPETDIIKSLFFKGIAANINQTLDVPTAKMVAEEFDILVETAEAESEAKKITEMLDDSDLESLVRRPPVVTIMGHVDHGKTTLLDSIRKTKVAQGEAGGITQHIGAYHVDVDHEDDSQQIVFLDTPGHEAFTAMRARGARVTDIAILVVAADDGVRPQTIEAISHAKAAGVPIVVAINKIDKETAQPDRVKQELMEHGLVPEEWGGDAIMVPVSAIAGENLDNLLEMLLLVAEIEDLQANPDRLAKGTVIEANLDKARGPVATLLVQNGTLKVGDAVVAGSVFGKVRAMIDDRGQRVTSASPSFAVEVLGLNDVPAAGDEFAVYGDEKEARAVADSRATEQRQSRLQQAMASRRVTLSSLSAQAQEGDLKELNLLLKADVQGSLEAILAALQQLPQNEVQVRVLLAAPGEISETDVDLAAASGAVIIGFNTTLAPGARQAADRLGVDVRDYDIIYKLLEDIQGAMEGLLEPELVEESLGQVEVRAVFPVRKGSVAGSYVQSGKVTRNCHLRVLRQGEVVYTGKLDSLKRMKDDVKEVAAGFECGIGIDGFNDWKEGDIIEAFRLVTKRRTLAMAR, encoded by the coding sequence ATGAACAACGGCAAGATCAGAATTTACGAATTATCACGGGAACTAGATTTAGAGAATAAGGATATTTTAGCGATCTGCGATCGCTTGAATATTGCCGTAAAAAGTCATAGCAGTACCATCACTGGTGAAGACGCTGCCCAGATTCGGTCGGCTGCTAAATCGGCAAGGGCTGGTAAGGCTAAGCCTCGACAACCTGAGAAGGCTCATAATGGCGCGCGTCCGCCAGTAAGGAAGCAACAAATCTTAGAAATTCGTCGCCATCGAACAGCGCCCAAACCGCCGAATGCTCCTGAACCTCCCCAATCGCCAGAGGAGCCTGCTGCTATCGACAATGATGAAGTCAGCCAGGGAGAGGTTGATGCTCTGATGACCCCTCCCAGCCGTCCGGAGGCTCCGACGCGTCCCTCTAGCACCCAGCTAAAACCACCGGTGAGTCGTCCACAATCCCCGGGCCAGGCTGAGGCTGAATCACCTCAGCCACCGAAGCCGAAGACAGCTAGTCCGCCGGAGCCAGAGGAGCAACCCGCGGAGCCGTCGGAAGATAAGGCTACTGCTCCGGCGGCAAAGGCACCTAGTAAGCCCAAGCCAGAACTGATTGGACCGCCTCCCAAGCCGACTCGTCCTAAGCCCAAGGTCACCAACCGCCGGGCTCAAGCTGATACCTCCGAGCCGGCGGCGAAGTCGGCTCGACAACCCACTATCCCGATTCGGGAAGTAGATGATGATGACGACGATGGGCCGAAGCTTAAGCCGAAGCCGAAGCTACGTCGTCCCAAACCATCAGAGCCGCAACAAGACGAGCAGCCCGTCACCCCTGAGCAAGATGACACCGAAGACTCGAGGGATGCTAGGGATGACTCTGCCCGTGAACCATTGCTGAAACGGCCATCTCCATCGCGATCGCAACGCCGCAAGACTCGAGAAGAGCCTGTTGATGAAGAGCAGGAAATGCGGCCCAAGGCTGACAAGAAGAGCAAGCGGCGTCAGGCCATCATTGAAGATGATGACGAACTCGAAGAAGTGATTGAGGGTGGATCCGGCGGTCAGTCCGATGCTTCCTCTAATCTAAGTGTGTCCCTAGCTCGGCCCCCTAAGCAGAAGAAGGCATCTGCTTCGAAACCCTCTGCACCTGCGACTCGCTCCTATAAACCCCCTAGTCGCGATCGCAGCGGCAGTAGTCGTCAACAACGGCGGGAACGGCAAGAGCAGGCCACCCAGCAAGAGCGGCCAGAAATTCTGACTCTAACCAGCGAACTGACTGTACACGAACTGGCGGCCAAGATCGTTGTACCTGAAACCGATATCATCAAGTCCCTCTTCTTCAAGGGGATCGCCGCTAACATTAATCAGACTCTAGACGTCCCCACGGCCAAGATGGTGGCTGAAGAGTTCGACATTCTGGTGGAGACTGCTGAAGCCGAATCTGAAGCCAAGAAGATCACTGAGATGTTAGATGACAGTGATCTGGAAAGCCTGGTGCGGCGACCGCCAGTCGTCACTATCATGGGCCACGTTGATCACGGTAAGACGACCCTGTTGGACTCCATTCGCAAAACCAAGGTAGCCCAGGGAGAAGCCGGTGGTATCACTCAGCATATTGGGGCCTACCATGTCGATGTGGACCATGAGGACGACTCTCAACAGATTGTCTTCCTCGACACTCCTGGTCACGAAGCATTTACCGCTATGAGGGCTCGGGGTGCCCGCGTGACCGACATTGCCATCCTGGTGGTTGCGGCTGACGATGGGGTGCGCCCCCAAACCATTGAAGCTATTAGCCATGCTAAGGCAGCTGGGGTGCCGATCGTGGTTGCTATCAACAAGATTGACAAAGAGACAGCCCAGCCTGATCGAGTCAAGCAAGAACTCATGGAACATGGCCTAGTGCCAGAAGAATGGGGCGGCGATGCCATCATGGTGCCCGTCAGTGCGATTGCCGGTGAGAACCTCGATAATCTATTGGAAATGCTGCTCCTGGTGGCTGAGATCGAAGATCTACAGGCCAATCCAGATCGCCTGGCTAAGGGGACAGTGATTGAGGCCAACCTCGATAAGGCCCGAGGACCGGTGGCGACCCTACTGGTGCAAAACGGCACCCTGAAGGTCGGTGATGCTGTTGTCGCGGGCTCTGTCTTTGGTAAGGTGCGAGCCATGATTGATGATCGGGGTCAGCGAGTCACCTCGGCCTCACCATCCTTTGCCGTAGAGGTGCTGGGCTTGAATGATGTCCCGGCGGCTGGCGATGAGTTTGCCGTCTACGGTGATGAGAAAGAGGCTAGAGCCGTGGCTGATTCTCGAGCGACGGAGCAGCGCCAATCCCGTCTGCAGCAGGCCATGGCCTCTCGTCGGGTAACTCTGAGTTCCTTGTCAGCCCAAGCCCAGGAAGGAGATCTGAAGGAGCTAAACCTGCTGCTCAAGGCCGATGTGCAAGGTTCCTTGGAAGCCATCTTGGCAGCGTTGCAACAGCTACCTCAGAACGAAGTGCAGGTGCGCGTGTTGCTGGCAGCTCCCGGTGAAATTTCCGAAACGGACGTGGATTTGGCTGCGGCCAGTGGGGCTGTGATTATTGGCTTCAATACCACTCTGGCACCAGGGGCCCGTCAAGCCGCAGATCGCCTAGGCGTGGATGTGCGCGACTATGACATCATTTACAAGCTCCTAGAAGATATTCAGGGAGCCATGGAAGGCCTACTGGAACCCGAGCTGGTCGAGGAGTCCCTGGGTCAGGTAGAAGTGCGCGCTGTGTTCCCGGTGCGCAAGGGCTCAGTGGCCGGCTCCTATGTACAGTCCGGCAAGGTTACCCGTAATTGCCATCTGCGGGTATTGCGCCAGGGCGAGGTGGTGTATACTGGTAAACTCGATTCCTTGAAGCGCATGAAGGATGATGTCAAAGAGGTGGCGGCTGGCTTCGAGTGCGGTATTGGTATTGATGGCTTTAATGACTGGAAAGAAGGCGACATTATTGAAGCCTTCCGTCTGGTGACGAAGCGCCGCACATTAGCAATGGCTCGGTAA
- a CDS encoding low-complexity tail membrane protein: MQSFRLDPYLWIHLAGLAAVPLWFDVCLLGLAAGDPVLPVWLELGVLAVVGVLPVLWMQWQRPFCIFSLVALALKPDQMSPNQRRLLHLFQDPIGRGVSLLVPLPLLWGLWQLYRLAPLAANSTPFSNRGVGVLVAAIAFLLVNLFTQVPVRVLRVLLAPATALDGVDPYAPEAIPQDFTLIGLRVNQILPPLEIPSAEAPPESPSQPAVTDQEEIAPAPLAKEDKEDGDETDDTIVSQTEPAPEEEPAAAEMAADVSTDAGLAAWPVDDSVEALDYEGQAPQPAESESVDSPEGDGQDGPESSSEESSAIESHVSSDAPQPDDSNGYHLQETDVQPPKGHSEHEHESSSQSPDEPGDAESRSE, encoded by the coding sequence ATGCAGTCTTTTCGGCTTGATCCCTACCTCTGGATTCACCTAGCAGGACTGGCAGCTGTACCGCTTTGGTTCGATGTTTGTTTACTGGGGCTGGCTGCCGGTGACCCTGTTCTGCCAGTTTGGCTAGAACTAGGAGTGCTGGCGGTTGTAGGAGTGTTGCCTGTGTTGTGGATGCAGTGGCAGCGGCCTTTCTGCATCTTTAGCCTGGTGGCGTTGGCACTGAAGCCAGACCAGATGAGCCCTAACCAACGACGCCTATTACATCTGTTTCAGGATCCCATCGGCCGTGGGGTGTCTCTGCTGGTTCCCTTGCCGTTGCTCTGGGGACTGTGGCAGCTCTATCGCTTGGCTCCCTTAGCTGCGAACAGTACTCCCTTCTCCAATCGAGGGGTAGGGGTGCTGGTGGCTGCGATCGCATTTTTGCTGGTCAATTTGTTTACTCAGGTACCTGTGCGGGTGCTGCGGGTACTATTGGCTCCAGCCACTGCCTTAGACGGGGTAGATCCCTATGCTCCAGAGGCCATTCCCCAAGATTTCACCTTGATTGGGCTGCGGGTAAACCAGATTCTACCGCCACTGGAAATACCATCGGCTGAAGCCCCGCCTGAGTCGCCGTCCCAGCCAGCAGTAACCGACCAAGAGGAAATAGCCCCTGCCCCTTTGGCCAAGGAAGATAAGGAAGATGGGGATGAGACGGATGACACCATTGTCTCGCAGACAGAACCAGCCCCAGAGGAAGAGCCGGCGGCTGCCGAGATGGCTGCTGATGTCTCTACCGACGCAGGATTGGCAGCTTGGCCCGTCGATGACTCGGTCGAAGCCCTGGATTATGAAGGCCAGGCCCCACAACCTGCCGAGTCTGAATCTGTTGACTCCCCAGAGGGAGACGGGCAGGATGGGCCAGAATCTTCCTCAGAGGAGAGCTCGGCCATAGAATCCCATGTCTCCTCAGATGCCCCTCAGCCAGACGACAGCAATGGCTATCATCTTCAAGAGACAGATGTGCAGCCCCCAAAGGGGCATTCAGAGCACGAGCACGAGTCATCCTCGCAGTCGCCAGATGAGCCTGGTGATGCTGAATCAAGGTCAGAGTAA
- a CDS encoding DUF4349 domain-containing protein, which yields MVYRLPYWARGGVLLAALWLVGCGAISTPESTSNEAVSEAMTAENSAAPARQDQTAEVAADTSALPERQPQLVKQANMSLRLADVEAGIDAIYDLAVQQQGDILNLRDQQPDTGQPRQVSLRLRIPQSALEATLDALRQLGEVQQQQVTVTDVSNQLVDLQARLRNLRKSEETLLTLMERSGSVADVLQVAQELSNVRETIERLEAQRQQLNTQVTYATVQVQLEATVTPVPTNPPLAETLTNTWQQATHSVSDLSTGVLRLSLWLIAYSPYWALVLAAAWGYRRWQRQAQSSS from the coding sequence ATGGTTTATCGGTTACCGTATTGGGCCCGGGGTGGAGTATTATTAGCGGCGCTCTGGTTAGTGGGTTGTGGTGCGATATCGACACCGGAGTCGACAAGTAATGAGGCCGTATCTGAGGCCATGACCGCCGAGAATTCTGCGGCACCGGCGCGTCAGGATCAGACCGCCGAGGTGGCAGCAGATACCTCTGCCTTACCCGAACGGCAGCCTCAGTTGGTGAAACAAGCTAACATGTCGCTGCGGTTAGCCGATGTAGAGGCAGGTATCGACGCCATATACGATCTGGCCGTTCAGCAGCAAGGGGATATCCTGAATCTTCGAGATCAGCAGCCAGACACCGGCCAACCTCGTCAAGTTTCACTGCGGCTACGGATCCCTCAGAGTGCCTTAGAAGCGACCCTAGACGCCCTGCGACAGCTGGGTGAAGTCCAGCAGCAACAGGTCACAGTTACCGATGTGTCAAACCAGTTGGTGGATCTGCAGGCCCGGCTGCGGAATTTACGCAAGTCAGAGGAAACTCTATTGACGCTCATGGAGCGCTCTGGATCGGTGGCAGATGTGCTGCAGGTGGCTCAAGAACTGAGCAATGTCCGGGAAACCATCGAACGCCTCGAGGCGCAACGACAGCAATTGAACACCCAGGTAACCTACGCCACGGTGCAGGTGCAGCTGGAAGCAACGGTCACTCCGGTCCCCACCAACCCTCCCTTGGCGGAGACCCTAACCAATACTTGGCAGCAGGCTACCCATTCCGTCAGCGACCTCAGTACTGGCGTGTTGCGCCTCAGTCTCTGGCTGATTGCCTACAGTCCCTATTGGGCGCTGGTGTTGGCAGCAGCTTGGGGGTATCGCCGTTGGCAACGGCAGGCCCAGTCCTCTTCTTGA
- a CDS encoding class I SAM-dependent methyltransferase has product MTSSITQNSLYQPLHPFLVADHTVDFSGPIPVDTALTPSPAITANSNYFDHPDWALNYFNACHRTDGFKERWQAATGTWDDKIVVDVGCGPGNVFATVGGQPRLLIGVDVALGSLALAQEIGYVPLLADAHQMPLRSHMADLVLLNATLHHCENMERVLIEAARLVKPGGKLVIDHDPQLQAWNYRGLGMAMYRIRHHLYARCLKDLDMDPHERTYALATEIHHHPGHGVTAEFFRGSLGQLGFQVNLYPHNQTLGAETLQGQRGSFPHWRYPLGQILSGINPWSDEAALSLLCVAVRAVADYS; this is encoded by the coding sequence ATGACCTCATCAATTACCCAAAACAGCCTTTATCAACCCCTGCATCCTTTCTTGGTCGCTGACCATACTGTTGACTTTTCTGGCCCTATTCCTGTAGACACTGCCCTAACGCCGAGTCCAGCGATTACGGCCAATAGTAACTATTTCGATCATCCCGACTGGGCCTTGAACTATTTCAATGCCTGTCATCGTACCGATGGTTTTAAGGAGCGCTGGCAAGCAGCGACTGGCACCTGGGATGACAAGATTGTGGTAGATGTGGGCTGTGGCCCTGGCAATGTGTTTGCCACGGTGGGCGGACAGCCGCGGTTGTTGATTGGGGTGGATGTGGCCTTGGGATCGCTGGCCCTAGCGCAGGAGATCGGCTATGTGCCATTACTGGCTGATGCCCATCAAATGCCCTTGCGATCGCACATGGCCGATCTAGTCCTCCTCAATGCCACCCTGCACCACTGCGAAAATATGGAGCGGGTCCTAATCGAGGCAGCTCGCCTAGTCAAGCCCGGCGGCAAGCTAGTCATCGATCACGATCCCCAACTGCAGGCCTGGAACTATCGAGGCCTGGGCATGGCTATGTATCGGATTCGTCACCATCTCTATGCCCGCTGCCTAAAGGACTTGGACATGGATCCCCATGAGCGGACCTATGCCCTGGCCACCGAAATTCATCACCATCCCGGCCATGGCGTCACTGCCGAATTCTTCCGAGGCAGCCTGGGCCAGCTTGGATTTCAGGTCAATCTCTATCCCCATAACCAAACCCTAGGAGCCGAGACCTTACAGGGCCAACGCGGTTCCTTTCCCCATTGGCGCTACCCCCTAGGGCAAATACTCTCAGGCATTAACCCCTGGTCTGACGAAGCGGCCCTCTCGCTATTGTGTGTGGCGGTTCGAGCCGTTGCCGATTACTCATAG